A genomic stretch from Astatotilapia calliptera chromosome 4, fAstCal1.2, whole genome shotgun sequence includes:
- the ddx5 gene encoding putative ATP-dependent RNA helicase DDX5 isoform X2, whose amino-acid sequence MPGYSDRDRGRDRDRGYGGGPPRFGGSRGGGGGGGGKFGNPGDRLRKKHWNLDELPKFEKNFYQQHPDVARRSHPEVEQYRRSKIITVKGRDCPNPIMKFHEASFPSYVMDVINKQNWTEPTPIQAQGWPLALSGMDMVGIAQTGSGKTLAYLLPAIVHINHQPFLERGDGPICLVLAPTRELAQQVQQVAAEYGRASRLKSTCIYGGAPKGPQIRDLERGVEICIATPGRLIDFLEAGKTNLRRCTYLVLDEADRMLDMGFEPQIRKIVDQIRPDRQTLMWSATWPKEVRQLAEDFLKEYVQINIGALQLSANHNILQIVDVCNDGEKENKLIRLLEEIMSEKENKTIIFVETKRRCDDLTRRMRRDGWPAMGIHGDKSQQERDWVLNEFKYGKAPILIATDVASRGLDVEDVKFVINFDYPNNSEDYIHRIGRTARSQKTGTAYTFFTPNNMRQAGDLVSVLREANQAINPKLLQMAEDRGGKSNWSFKGRQRW is encoded by the exons ATGCCTGGATATTCCGACAGAGATCGTGGCAGAGACAGGGATAGAGG ttatGGCGGTGGGCCTCCTCGTTTCGGTGGAAgccgtggtggtggtggtggcggtgGAGGAAAGTTTGGCAATCCCGGTGACCGACTACGGAAGAAACACTGGAACCTGGACGAGCTCCCCAAGTTTGAGAAAAACTTCTATCAGCAGCATCCAGACGTTGCCCGGAGGTCTCAT CCAGAGGTTGAACAGTACAGGAGATCCAAAATAATTACAGTGAAGGGGAGGGATTGCCCAAATCCTATCATGAAGTTTCATGAAGCAAGCTTTCCCT cATATGTGATGGATGTCATCAACAAACAGAACTGGACTGAACCTACACCCATCCAGGCTCAGGGCTGGCCTCTGGCTCTTAGTGGCATGGATATGGTTGGCATTGCTCAGACTGGTTCTGGCAAAACTCTTGCT TATCTGCTGCCTGCAATCGTTCACATCAACCACCAGCCTTTCTTGGAACGTGGAGATGGTCCAATT TGTTTAGTGCTTGCCCCAACCCGAGAGCTGGCACAACAGGTGCAACAGGTGGCCGCTGAATATGGCAGAGCATCTCGTCTAAAGTCCACCTGCATCTATGGTGGTGCACCTAAAGGACCCCAGATTCGTGACCTGGAAAGAG GTGTGGAGATCTGCATTGCCACTCCAGGCAGACTCATTGACTTCCTGGAGGCAGGAAAGACCAACCTCCGTAGATGCACGTACCTTGTGCTTGATGAGGCTGACAGAATGCTGGACATGGGCTTTGAGCCACAGATTCGGAAAATCGTTGACCAAATCAGA cCTGACCGGCAGACTCTGATGTGGAGTGCCACTTGGCCCAAAGAAGTTCGCCAGCTAGCTGAAGATTTCTTGAAGGAATATGTTCAGATCAATATTGGGGCACTGCAGCTCAGTGCAAACCATAACATCCTGCAGATAGTGGATGTGTGCAATGATGGCGAGAAGGAGAACAA GCTCATTCGTCTGCTTGAGGAAATAATGAGTGAAAAGGAGAACAAGACCATCATCTTTGTAGAGACTAAGAGGCGGTGTGATGACCTTACCAGGAGGATGAGAAGGGACGG ATGGCCTGCTATGGGAATCCATGGAGATAAAAGCCAGCAGGAGAGAGACTGGGTGCTCAATG AGTTCAAATATGGGAAGGCGCCAATTCTCATTGCCACAGATGTTGCATCCAGGGGTTTAG ATGTTGAAGACGTCAAATTTGTCATCAACTTTGACTACCCCAACAACTCCGAGGACTATATCCACCGCATTGGCAGAACGGCTCGTAGCCAAAAGACAGGCACAGCCTATACCTTCTTCACACCAAACAACATGAGGCAAGCCGGCGACCTCGTCTCTGTGCTTCGAGAGGCCAACCAGGCTATCAACCCAAAGCTCCTCCAAATGGCAGAAGACAGAGGAGGTAAATCTAATTG GTCGTTCAAGGGGAGGCAGAGGTGGTGA
- the ddx5 gene encoding putative ATP-dependent RNA helicase DDX5 isoform X1: MPGYSDRDRGRDRDRGYGGGPPRFGGSRGGGGGGGGKFGNPGDRLRKKHWNLDELPKFEKNFYQQHPDVARRSHPEVEQYRRSKIITVKGRDCPNPIMKFHEASFPSYVMDVINKQNWTEPTPIQAQGWPLALSGMDMVGIAQTGSGKTLAYLLPAIVHINHQPFLERGDGPICLVLAPTRELAQQVQQVAAEYGRASRLKSTCIYGGAPKGPQIRDLERGVEICIATPGRLIDFLEAGKTNLRRCTYLVLDEADRMLDMGFEPQIRKIVDQIRPDRQTLMWSATWPKEVRQLAEDFLKEYVQINIGALQLSANHNILQIVDVCNDGEKENKLIRLLEEIMSEKENKTIIFVETKRRCDDLTRRMRRDGWPAMGIHGDKSQQERDWVLNEFKYGKAPILIATDVASRGLDVEDVKFVINFDYPNNSEDYIHRIGRTARSQKTGTAYTFFTPNNMRQAGDLVSVLREANQAINPKLLQMAEDRGGRSRGGRGGDYRDNHRDRYSSGRRDFGNFRDRDNRGFDNGPAKSYGMSSQNGGYGGNNGNGFNGGSYNGNGQSNFSSNQTGSFVGQNNFQGQQFGAGKAVAQNGVSHPPFPFPQGQAPPPPQQQQHPPPSLVPYPMPPQFSQ, from the exons ATGCCTGGATATTCCGACAGAGATCGTGGCAGAGACAGGGATAGAGG ttatGGCGGTGGGCCTCCTCGTTTCGGTGGAAgccgtggtggtggtggtggcggtgGAGGAAAGTTTGGCAATCCCGGTGACCGACTACGGAAGAAACACTGGAACCTGGACGAGCTCCCCAAGTTTGAGAAAAACTTCTATCAGCAGCATCCAGACGTTGCCCGGAGGTCTCAT CCAGAGGTTGAACAGTACAGGAGATCCAAAATAATTACAGTGAAGGGGAGGGATTGCCCAAATCCTATCATGAAGTTTCATGAAGCAAGCTTTCCCT cATATGTGATGGATGTCATCAACAAACAGAACTGGACTGAACCTACACCCATCCAGGCTCAGGGCTGGCCTCTGGCTCTTAGTGGCATGGATATGGTTGGCATTGCTCAGACTGGTTCTGGCAAAACTCTTGCT TATCTGCTGCCTGCAATCGTTCACATCAACCACCAGCCTTTCTTGGAACGTGGAGATGGTCCAATT TGTTTAGTGCTTGCCCCAACCCGAGAGCTGGCACAACAGGTGCAACAGGTGGCCGCTGAATATGGCAGAGCATCTCGTCTAAAGTCCACCTGCATCTATGGTGGTGCACCTAAAGGACCCCAGATTCGTGACCTGGAAAGAG GTGTGGAGATCTGCATTGCCACTCCAGGCAGACTCATTGACTTCCTGGAGGCAGGAAAGACCAACCTCCGTAGATGCACGTACCTTGTGCTTGATGAGGCTGACAGAATGCTGGACATGGGCTTTGAGCCACAGATTCGGAAAATCGTTGACCAAATCAGA cCTGACCGGCAGACTCTGATGTGGAGTGCCACTTGGCCCAAAGAAGTTCGCCAGCTAGCTGAAGATTTCTTGAAGGAATATGTTCAGATCAATATTGGGGCACTGCAGCTCAGTGCAAACCATAACATCCTGCAGATAGTGGATGTGTGCAATGATGGCGAGAAGGAGAACAA GCTCATTCGTCTGCTTGAGGAAATAATGAGTGAAAAGGAGAACAAGACCATCATCTTTGTAGAGACTAAGAGGCGGTGTGATGACCTTACCAGGAGGATGAGAAGGGACGG ATGGCCTGCTATGGGAATCCATGGAGATAAAAGCCAGCAGGAGAGAGACTGGGTGCTCAATG AGTTCAAATATGGGAAGGCGCCAATTCTCATTGCCACAGATGTTGCATCCAGGGGTTTAG ATGTTGAAGACGTCAAATTTGTCATCAACTTTGACTACCCCAACAACTCCGAGGACTATATCCACCGCATTGGCAGAACGGCTCGTAGCCAAAAGACAGGCACAGCCTATACCTTCTTCACACCAAACAACATGAGGCAAGCCGGCGACCTCGTCTCTGTGCTTCGAGAGGCCAACCAGGCTATCAACCCAAAGCTCCTCCAAATGGCAGAAGACAGAGGAG GTCGTTCAAGGGGAGGCAGAGGTGGTGACTATCGAGATAATCATCGAGATAGGTATTCCTCAGGAAGGCGCGATTTTGGCAATTTTAGGGACAGGGACAACAGAGGCTTTGATAATGGACCAGCTAAGTCTTATGGCATGAGTTCTCAGAATGGAGGCTATGGGGGCAACAACGGCAATGGCTTCAATGGAGGAAGCTACAATGGTAACGGACAGTCAAACTTTAGTAGTAACCAGACTGGGTCTTTCGTAGGCCAGAACAACTTCCAGGGCCAGCAGTTTGGTGCTGGTAAGGCTGTTGCGCAGAATGGTGTGAGTCATCCCCCATTCCCCTTCCCCCAGGGACAGGCTCCGCCACCGccgcagcaacagcagcatccTCCACCGTCACTGGTGCCGTACCCCATGCCTCCTCAGTTCTCACAGTAA